CCGCGCTGGACGAGGCGGTGGAGAGCGCGCTCGCGCTGGTGAGCCTCTCGGACCGCGCCGGGGACAAGGCCGGCACCTTCAGCGGCGGGATGAAGCGACGGCTGAACCTGGCCGCGGCGCTGCTGCACGGGCCGCGCGTGCTGTTGCTGGACGAGCCCACGGTGGGCGTGGACCCGCAGAGCCGCAACGCCATCTTCGACAACCTGGAGGCCCTGCGGGCCCGCGGCATCGCGCTCGTCTACACCACCCACTACATGGAGGAGGTGGAGCGCCTGTGCGACCGCGTCATCATCATCGACCGCGGCCAGGTGGTCGCGGACGACACGCTGCGCGGCCTGCACCGCCGCCAGGCGGGCGCCTGCGCGATGACGCTGGAGCTGGAGGCGCCGGGCTCAGGACCTTGGCTCGAGGACCTGCGCGCGCTGCCCGGGGTGCAGCGTGCCGAGCTGCACGAGGACCTGCAGCTGCAGCTGACGCTCGCGGACCTGGGCGCCGATGCCCCCCGGGTGCTCGCGTGGCTGCAGTCCCAGGGGCGGCGCTACACGCACCTGGTCACCGAGCGTCCAAACCTGGAGAGCCTCTTCCTCGGCCTCACCGGCAGGAGCCTGCGCGACTCATGAGCTTCCCCGCCTTCAGAGCCCTCGTGGCCAAGGACCTGCGCCTCTTCCTCTCGGATCGGCGCAGCCTCGTCATCAGCTTCGCAGTACCGCTCGCGCTTGCGGCCTTCATGGGCTTCGTCACAGGGGGGCACGGCAAGGAGGGGACCCCCCGCGTGGCCCTGCTCGTGGTGGACGAGGACGGCAGTGCCCTCTCGCGCGAGGTGGTGGCCGGGCTCGGCTCGGACAAGGCGCTCGCTGTGACCCGGGCCGAGCGCGCCGTGGCGCGCGAGCAGGTGCGCGCGGGCAAGACGCCCGTCGCGGTGGTCCTCCCCGCGCGCTTCGGCGAGGCGGCGGGCCAGGCCTTCTTCGGGGGCGCGACGAAGCCGGAGCTGACGCTGCTCTACGATCCCTCCCACGGCGCGGAGGTGGCCATGGTGCGCGGCATCCTCACGCAGCACGTGATGCAGGCGGTGAGCAAGAGCGCCTTCAGCCCCCAGGTGCAGGGGGGGCCGGTGCGCGACGCGCTCGCGCGCCTGCAGCAGGACGGGAAGTCGCGCCCCGAGCTCGAGCAGATGCTCAAGAGCGTGCTCGCGTGGCAGCAGAGCGAGGCCGCCCAGCCCGCCGGAGCCCGCGCTGAGGCAGGCCCCACCGGCGGGCTCAGCGTCCCCTTCGAGGCGCGAGAGGAGGAGGTGACCTCCGGCGAGGTCCGCTACAACGCGTACTCGCACTCCTTCGCCGGCATGGGCGTGCAGTTCGTGCTGCTCGCCGCCACCGACGCGGGCATCGGCATCCTCACCGAGCGCCAGCGCGGGCTGTGGCGGCGCCTGCGCGCGGCGCCACTCTCGCGGCGCACCCTGCTGCTCTCGCGGCTGGTGAGCGGCGCGCTCACCGCGCTGATGGTGCTGCTCGTGCTCTTCGGCTTCGGGGCGGCGGTGTTCGGCGTGCGCGTGGAGGGCAGCCTCCCCGGCTTCTTCCTCGTCGCGGTGGGGATCGCGCTGATGTCCTCGGCCTTCGGGCTGCTGGTGGCCGCGCTGGGGCACACCCCCCAGGCGGCGCGCGGCATGGCCATCTTCGTGGTGCTGGTGATGGTGATGCTCGGCGGCGCGTGGTTTCCCTCGTTCCTGTTCCCCGCGGCCCTGCAGAAGCTCACGCTCGCCATGCCCACCCGCTGGGCCGTGGATGGGCTGGACGCGATGACCTGGCGGGGCCTCGGGCTCACGAGCGCGCTCGGAACCACCGGCGTGCTGCTCGCCTTCGCCGCCCTGTTCGCCTCCCTGGCGCTCGCGCGCTTCCGCTGGGACGCGGACTAGCGGGCGGCCGCCCTTCAGCGCAGGCGCGCGAGCACGGCCTGGGCCTCGGCCACCATCCGCTCCACCACCTCGCCTGCGCCCGGCACGTCGTGCATCAGCCCCACGCCCTGGCCGCCGAAGAGGGGGAAGTGCTCCGCGTCCCCGCGTGCCGTCGCCTCCTTCACGATGTCCTGGATGGCGCCGCGCTGGCCGTAGCCGGACAGCCCCGCGATGCCGTCTGCGCCGAAGGCCTCGGCCAGCGGGTTGCGCAGCGCGCGGCCCCATAGCCCCGAGGCCATGCGGGTGAGCACGGTGTCGTCCGCGCCGCGCGCGAGCAGCGCCTGCTTCCAGAGGTCGGGCGCCTCGGACTCGCGCGTCGCCACGAAGCGGGTGCCCAGCAGCACGCCCGAGGCCCCCAGCGCGAGCGAGGCCACCAGCCCCCGCCCATCCGTGATGCCGCCGGCCGCGACCACCGGGACGCGCACCGCGTCCACCATCGCGGGAACCAGCGCGAGCGTGCCCACCAGCGCGCGCTCGTGCGGCGTGCCGCCCGTCCACGTCGAGCGGTGCCCGCCGGCCTCCGAGCCCTGTGCCACGAGTACGTCCACTCCTGCCGCCTCCAGCGTGCGCGCGTCCGCCACGCTCGCGGCCATGCCCACCACCTTGATGCCCGCCGCGTGGCAGCGCTCCACCTGCGCGGCGGAGGGCACGCCCAGCCCCACGCTCCACACGGGCACGCGCTCCTCCACCAGCACCTCGAAGTCCTCGTCGATGTACGCCGGGGGCGCGGGCGGCGGAGGTCCCTGCACCGGCTGCAGCCCCAGCTCCGCGCGGAAGGCGTTGAGCTTGCCCTGCACCCGCTGCACCTCCTGGGCGGGCAGCTGCGCGGGCGGCGTGGGCGCGCGCACCAGCGGGTGCAGCCAGAGGTTCACCCCGAAGGGTCGGTCGGTGAGGCGGCGCACCTCGCGGATCTGCGCGCGCAGGGTGTCCGGCGGGAGCGAGAGCCCGGCGAGGATGCCCAGGCCACCGGCGCGCGAGACCTCCGCCACCAGTGCGGGGCCTGCCACGCGCAGCATGCCGGACTGCAGCAGCGGGACGCGGAGGCCGAGCAGGTCGCAGAGCGGGGTGTGAAGGACGGGCATGGGCGTGCTCCTGACGGTGGGAACGTCCACCGTAGTGCAGCCCGGGGCACCCCGGAGTACGACCGGAGGAGGGGCCTGTCGGCTCGCGGACCCGGCCGGTGCTAGAGCGGCGAGCATGCCCCTGCGTGCGCCCCTGGCCCTCGGCCTTCTGTTCCTCGGCGGCTGCGTGACCTCGCCGCCGGTCTCCTCCTCCATGCACCTGGACACCAGCGTGCGTGCCCAGTGCGAGCAGCACTGCTCCCAGCTCGGCCTGCGGATGACGGCGGTCGTCATCTACGCGAACCGCCTGGGTTGCGTGTGCGAGCCGCAGGCTCCGGCGGGGGCACCGGCGCCAGCGACCTCGCAGTCGACGCGCGCAGGGGCGGCCGTGGCGACGGCCGCCGAGGCGGTGAGCGACGAGGAGGAGGACGCGGCAGCTGCCTCGGCGGCGCAGACCGGGACTCCCGGGCACCACTAGGCGCACGGCGCACAACGTGCGTCCCTCGCCCTTTCCCTCTCCCAGGGGGAGAGGGGACGGTTTCGTCCAGAGGGCCCCCTTCTCGAGTGAGGCCCCTTGCGGCCCTGGGTGGGCCGGGTCCACCCTGAGGGCAGCACCCTGCTCCGGGGAGTCCCCATGGCGACCACGTACGCGGCGTTGCACCGGCGTTCCGTCGAAGACCCCGAGGGCTACTGGGGCGAGGAGGCCCGGCGCATCCACTGGGAGCGCCCCTACGAGCGCGTCCTCGACTACAGCCGGCCCCCCTTCACGCACTGGTTCGTGGGCGGGCAGACCAACCTCTGCCACAACGCGGTGGACCGGCACCTGCCCGCGCGCGCGGCTCAGGAGGCGGTGGTCTACGTCTCGAGCGAGACGGGGCAGGAGGCCACCTTCACCTACGCCGAGCTGCACCGCGAGGTGCAGCGCTTCGCGGCGGTCCTGCAGTCGCTCGGCGTCTCGCGCGGCGACCGCGTCCTCATCTACCTGCCCATGGTGCCCGAGGCGCTCTTCTCGATGCTCGCCTGCGCGCGCATCGGCGCCATCCACTCGGTCGTCTTCGGCGGCTTCGCGGCGCACAGCCTCTCGCGCCGCATCGACGATGCGCGTCCCACCGTCATCGTCACCGCGGACGCCGGCATGCGCGCAGGCCGCGTCATTCCCTACAAGCACCTGGTGGACGAGGGCATCCGCCTCTCCTCCGCGCCCCCGCGCCACGTGCTCCTGGTCAACCGCGGCCTCGACCCGAAGATCCCGCTCACGCAGGGACGGGACGTGGACTACGCGGGCCTGCGCGAGAAGCACCTGGACGCGCAGGCGCCGGTGGTGTGGCTCGAGTCCTCGGACCCCAGCTACATCCTCTACACCTCGGGCACGACCGGAAACCCCAAGGGCGTGCAGCGCGACACCGGCGGCTATGCGGTGGCGCTCGCCGCGTCCATGCAGAACATCTTCACCGGTCAGCCCGGCGAGACGATGTTCACCGCCTCGGACGTGGGCTGGGTGGTGGGCCACTCGTACATCGTCTACGGGCCCCTGATTCAGGGCATGACGACGGTGGTCTACGAGGGACTGCCCATCCGCCCCGACCCGGGCATCTGGTGGCGCATCGTCTCCGAGCAGCGCGCGAGCGTGATGTTCACCTCGCCCACCGCGATTCGCGTGCTCAAGCGGCAGGACCCTGCGTTCCTCACGAAGTACGACGTGAGCTCGCTGCGCTACCTCTTCCTCGCGGGTGAGCCGCTGGACGAGCCGACGGCGCGGTGGATCAGCGGCGCGCTGGGCGTGGAGATCATCGACAACTACTGGCAGACGGAGACGGGCTGGCCGATCCTCTCCGCCATGCCGGGCGTGGAGAAGCTGCCGCGCAAGTTCGGCTCGCCGGGCTTCGCGACGCCGGGCTACCGCCTCAAGCTGCTGCACGAGGAGACGGGGCGCGAGGTGGGCGTGGGCGAGAAGGGCGTGCTCGTCGCCGTGCCGCCGCTGCCGCCCGGCTGCGCCTCCACCGTGTGGGGCCACGACGATCGCTTCGTGGAGACCTACTTCCAGAACTTCCCGGAGCAGGTGTACTCGACCTTCGACTGGGCCACGCGCGATGCGGACGGGTACTACTTCATCCTCGGGCGCACCGATGACGTGATCAACGTCGCAGGGCACCGGCTCGGCACGCGCGAGATCGAAGAGGCGGCGAGCGGCCATCCTTCCGTGGCGGAGGTGGCCATGGTGGGCGTGCAGGACGAGCTCAAGGGCCAGCGCGTGGAGGGCTTCGTGGTGGTGAAGGACCCCGCGCGCACGGCCTCCGCCGAGGCGCGCGAGGGGCTGGAGCGCGAGGTGTGCGAGACGGTGGTGGGCGCGCTCGGAGCCCTCGCGCGGCCCTCGCGCATCCACTTCCTCACGCTGCTGCCCAAGACGCGCTCGGGGAAGCTCCTGCGCCGCAGCATCCAGGCGCTCGCGGAGGGGCGAGACCCGGGAGACCTCACCACGCTCGAGGACCCGGCAGCGCTCGAGCAGATCCGCGCGGCCGTCGCGAGCCCGCCCTCTCCCGATAGGAGAGGGCGGGGGTGAGGGAAGTGGGCTCGGGGTGACGTAGCTTCGTCCGGCACCCTCACCCTCTCCCAGGGGGAGAGGGGACGGCTGCGCCCGCGTGCATCACGGTGCGGACGAGCAGCCCCGCGACGAGGCCCCAGAACGCCGCGCCCACGCCCCACAATGAGAGCCCCGAGGCCGTGACGAGGAAGGTGACGATGGCGCTCTCCCGCTCGCGCTCGTCCTTCGCCGCGATGGCGAGCCCATTGCCGATGGTGCCCACCAGCGCGAGCCCGGCAATCGCCAGCACCAACTCGCGCGGGAAGGCCGCGAGCAGCGCGCCCACCGTGGCCCCCAGCAGCCCGAGCACGAGGTAGAGGCCGCCCGCGGCCACCGAGGCCACGTAGCGACGGCGAGGATCCTCGTGTGCCTCGCGCCCCATGCAGATGGCCGCGGTGATGGCCGCCAGGTTGATGGAGAAGCCGCCGAACGGTGCGAGCACCGCCGTGGCCGCGCCCGTCCAGGTGACGAGCGGCGAGATGGGTGTGTCGTAGCCGTTGGCGCGCATCGTCGCCACGCCCGGCACGTTCTGTGAGGCCATGGTCACCACGAAGAGCGGCAGGGTGACGCCCACCAGCGCGGCCCACGTCGGGTGCGGCGTCGCGAACACCGGCCGCGCGAGCGTGAGCGAGACACCCGCGAGGTGCAGCGAGCCCGCGCCCGCGGCGACGGCGATGCCCACGGCCAATGCCCCCGGCACCGCGTAGCGCGGCCACAGCCTTCGTCCCACGAGCCACGCCGCGAACATGCCGAGCACGAGCAGGGGCGAGGTGCGGATCGAGGCAAAGGCCTCCAGCCCGAAGCGCAGCAGCACGCCAGCGAGCATCCCCGAGGCGAGCGGCAGCGGGATGCGCGAGATGGCGCGCTCGAAGCCGCGCGTGACTCCCGCGAGCAACACCAGCAGCCCCGAGGCGAGGAAGGCCGCCGAGAGCGCCCCCGGGCTCAGGCCCGGCACGCTGGTGACGAGCAGCGCGGCGCCCGGGGTGGACCACGCGGTGACCACGGGCCTCCGGTAGCGCAGGGAGAGCAGGATGCAGGTGACGCCCGAGCCCATGCCCAGCGCCCACATCCACGAGGCCACCACGCCCGCGTCTCCACCGGCCGCGCGCGCCGCCTCGAAGACGATGACGGCCGAGCTCGTGTAGCCCACCAGCACGGTGACGAAGCCGGCGACCAGCGCCGAGAGCGAGGCATCCGCCCAGAAGCTGCGCCGCTCGAGCGGCGCCGGGGTGGCAGGGGAGGGCGAAGACATGAGGCGCGCTCTATCAGGGCTCAGCGCGGGAGGGGAGTGCGGCCCGCGGCGAGTACCACCACCGAGTAGCCCACGGCGGTGCGCGCGCCGATGTTCTCGTACGAGTGCTTCTGGTCGCCGCGAAAGACGACCACGTCCCCGGGGGCAAGCTCGAAGCGCTCGCCGCTCGCCACCAGCGCGAGCTGTCCGCTCTCGCAGACGAGGTACTCGCGGGTGCCGGGCGTGTGCGGCACGCCGGTGAGGCGGGCGCGCGGCGGAAGCTCCATCCGGTCGAACTCCATGCCGGGCAGCGGGTCCGGCAGCAGCCGGCGCACGAAGCCGGGTCCGCGCTGGCGCACCGGGAGGCTCTCGCGCGGGTAGTGCCGGGCGCTCGCGCGCGGCGGGGCCACCAGCTCCTCGAGCGACACCTGCAGCACCCCGGCCACCCGCTGCAGCACCGCGAGGGTGGGGTTTCCCGCCCCGGACTCGAGGTGCGCCCACGTCGCGCGCGGGATGCCCGCCAGCCGGGCGAGCTGCGCCTGCGTCACGCCGCGGGCCTCGCGCAGGGTGCGCAGGTTGCGGGCGAGCCGGTCCGAGAGGTCCATCGCGTCCATGCATTGGCAATGTTCCAAGCTATTGGCCGATTTGCCATCCCTTCGTCGCGCCCTTGCCATTCCTGCGTGCAAGGAGGAGTCGGACATGAACCTGAAGGACAAGGCAGTGCTGGTGACGGGCGCGAGCCGGGGGCTGGGGCGCGCGCTGATGGAGGCCCTGGCGCGGGAAGGCGCCCGGGTGGTGGGCGTGGCGCGGGGGCGCGAGGCGCTGGAGGCCGCGGTGGCCCGGCTGCGCAAGGAGGGGCTCGAGGTGCACGCGCTCGCCGCGGATGTCGGAGTGAAGGAGGCCATCTACCCGCTCGCCGGGGCGGCCCAGGCGCTGGTGGGCCCCTTGGACGTGCTCGTGCACAACGCGAGCCTCCTCGGCCCCACGCCCCTGCGGCTGCTGCTGGACACGGCGTGCGAGGACCTCGCGGAGGTGCTGGACGTGAACCTCGTCGGCCCCTTCCGCCTCACGCGGGCGGTGGTGGGCGGGATGGTGCTGCGCGGGAGCGGGCAGGTGCTCTTCG
This region of Aggregicoccus sp. 17bor-14 genomic DNA includes:
- a CDS encoding helix-turn-helix domain-containing protein, with product MDAMDLSDRLARNLRTLREARGVTQAQLARLAGIPRATWAHLESGAGNPTLAVLQRVAGVLQVSLEELVAPPRASARHYPRESLPVRQRGPGFVRRLLPDPLPGMEFDRMELPPRARLTGVPHTPGTREYLVCESGQLALVASGERFELAPGDVVVFRGDQKHSYENIGARTAVGYSVVVLAAGRTPLPR
- a CDS encoding propionate--CoA ligase, which encodes MATTYAALHRRSVEDPEGYWGEEARRIHWERPYERVLDYSRPPFTHWFVGGQTNLCHNAVDRHLPARAAQEAVVYVSSETGQEATFTYAELHREVQRFAAVLQSLGVSRGDRVLIYLPMVPEALFSMLACARIGAIHSVVFGGFAAHSLSRRIDDARPTVIVTADAGMRAGRVIPYKHLVDEGIRLSSAPPRHVLLVNRGLDPKIPLTQGRDVDYAGLREKHLDAQAPVVWLESSDPSYILYTSGTTGNPKGVQRDTGGYAVALAASMQNIFTGQPGETMFTASDVGWVVGHSYIVYGPLIQGMTTVVYEGLPIRPDPGIWWRIVSEQRASVMFTSPTAIRVLKRQDPAFLTKYDVSSLRYLFLAGEPLDEPTARWISGALGVEIIDNYWQTETGWPILSAMPGVEKLPRKFGSPGFATPGYRLKLLHEETGREVGVGEKGVLVAVPPLPPGCASTVWGHDDRFVETYFQNFPEQVYSTFDWATRDADGYYFILGRTDDVINVAGHRLGTREIEEAASGHPSVAEVAMVGVQDELKGQRVEGFVVVKDPARTASAEAREGLEREVCETVVGALGALARPSRIHFLTLLPKTRSGKLLRRSIQALAEGRDPGDLTTLEDPAALEQIRAAVASPPSPDRRGRG
- a CDS encoding benzoate/H(+) symporter BenE family transporter; amino-acid sequence: MSSPSPATPAPLERRSFWADASLSALVAGFVTVLVGYTSSAVIVFEAARAAGGDAGVVASWMWALGMGSGVTCILLSLRYRRPVVTAWSTPGAALLVTSVPGLSPGALSAAFLASGLLVLLAGVTRGFERAISRIPLPLASGMLAGVLLRFGLEAFASIRTSPLLVLGMFAAWLVGRRLWPRYAVPGALAVGIAVAAGAGSLHLAGVSLTLARPVFATPHPTWAALVGVTLPLFVVTMASQNVPGVATMRANGYDTPISPLVTWTGAATAVLAPFGGFSINLAAITAAICMGREAHEDPRRRYVASVAAGGLYLVLGLLGATVGALLAAFPRELVLAIAGLALVGTIGNGLAIAAKDERERESAIVTFLVTASGLSLWGVGAAFWGLVAGLLVRTVMHAGAAVPSPPGRG
- a CDS encoding nitronate monooxygenase family protein, which produces MPVLHTPLCDLLGLRVPLLQSGMLRVAGPALVAEVSRAGGLGILAGLSLPPDTLRAQIREVRRLTDRPFGVNLWLHPLVRAPTPPAQLPAQEVQRVQGKLNAFRAELGLQPVQGPPPPAPPAYIDEDFEVLVEERVPVWSVGLGVPSAAQVERCHAAGIKVVGMAASVADARTLEAAGVDVLVAQGSEAGGHRSTWTGGTPHERALVGTLALVPAMVDAVRVPVVAAGGITDGRGLVASLALGASGVLLGTRFVATRESEAPDLWKQALLARGADDTVLTRMASGLWGRALRNPLAEAFGADGIAGLSGYGQRGAIQDIVKEATARGDAEHFPLFGGQGVGLMHDVPGAGEVVERMVAEAQAVLARLR
- a CDS encoding ABC transporter permease: MSFPAFRALVAKDLRLFLSDRRSLVISFAVPLALAAFMGFVTGGHGKEGTPRVALLVVDEDGSALSREVVAGLGSDKALAVTRAERAVAREQVRAGKTPVAVVLPARFGEAAGQAFFGGATKPELTLLYDPSHGAEVAMVRGILTQHVMQAVSKSAFSPQVQGGPVRDALARLQQDGKSRPELEQMLKSVLAWQQSEAAQPAGARAEAGPTGGLSVPFEAREEEVTSGEVRYNAYSHSFAGMGVQFVLLAATDAGIGILTERQRGLWRRLRAAPLSRRTLLLSRLVSGALTALMVLLVLFGFGAAVFGVRVEGSLPGFFLVAVGIALMSSAFGLLVAALGHTPQAARGMAIFVVLVMVMLGGAWFPSFLFPAALQKLTLAMPTRWAVDGLDAMTWRGLGLTSALGTTGVLLAFAALFASLALARFRWDAD
- a CDS encoding SDR family oxidoreductase, translating into MNLKDKAVLVTGASRGLGRALMEALAREGARVVGVARGREALEAAVARLRKEGLEVHALAADVGVKEAIYPLAGAAQALVGPLDVLVHNASLLGPTPLRLLLDTACEDLAEVLDVNLVGPFRLTRAVVGGMVLRGSGQVLFVSSDAAVNAYPRWGAYGVSKAALEQLARTWAVELEGTGVRVLTVDPGEMDTRMHADAMPEADPAQLARPEAVAARLVRLLQDEAPPSGARVEAGRAEAA
- a CDS encoding ABC transporter ATP-binding protein, which gives rise to MLEVRGLVKRYGAVKAVDGVSFKVGPGESVGLLGPNGAGKTTTLSMVVGLLQPDGGEVLLEGRALRGDTDPLKRTLGFVPQELALYEELPARANLRLFGALQGVTGAALDEAVESALALVSLSDRAGDKAGTFSGGMKRRLNLAAALLHGPRVLLLDEPTVGVDPQSRNAIFDNLEALRARGIALVYTTHYMEEVERLCDRVIIIDRGQVVADDTLRGLHRRQAGACAMTLELEAPGSGPWLEDLRALPGVQRAELHEDLQLQLTLADLGADAPRVLAWLQSQGRRYTHLVTERPNLESLFLGLTGRSLRDS